A region of Vibrio porteresiae DSM 19223 DNA encodes the following proteins:
- a CDS encoding NPP1 family protein, protein MKLNTICLLCSLTLSGLTLPAYADDFAKLDQALPNNVDADSIAPVFDFDSDGCLPSAGISRTGAQNGGLNPTGSITGGCRSSNFLDLSNTYHRYACITESSDQYCAHFYALYFLKDQILDGIKSGHRHDWENVAIWTKNGEVTHGSYSAHGSLTTKTISELDTDGNHIKFVYHKDGALTHAMRFAKSGEVAENDYGSFVTPDIVSWYTMYGDNTTNSELRNDLNTYDYGSANVPIKDSNFLTNINEGKPSQYPTFTADSITSSN, encoded by the coding sequence ATGAAATTAAATACGATTTGTCTTCTTTGCTCTTTGACATTATCAGGGCTTACTTTACCTGCTTATGCAGATGATTTTGCCAAACTTGATCAAGCTTTGCCTAACAATGTCGATGCTGATTCTATTGCTCCGGTATTTGATTTTGATAGTGACGGATGTTTACCTAGTGCAGGTATTAGTCGCACAGGTGCGCAAAATGGCGGTCTCAATCCCACCGGGTCGATTACGGGCGGTTGTCGTAGTTCCAATTTTCTCGACCTTTCCAATACCTATCACCGCTACGCCTGTATTACTGAATCTAGCGACCAATATTGTGCCCATTTTTATGCACTCTATTTTTTAAAAGATCAGATTTTAGATGGAATTAAGAGCGGCCATCGTCACGATTGGGAGAACGTCGCCATTTGGACCAAAAATGGTGAAGTAACTCATGGAAGCTATAGCGCACACGGTTCATTAACCACAAAAACAATCTCTGAATTAGACACGGACGGCAATCATATTAAGTTTGTCTACCATAAAGATGGCGCTTTAACTCACGCTATGCGCTTTGCGAAAAGTGGTGAAGTTGCAGAAAATGATTATGGCAGTTTTGTCACGCCAGATATTGTCAGTTGGTACACTATGTATGGGGATAATACGACCAATAGTGAACTGCGCAATGATTTAAATACTTACGATTATGGCAGTGCTAATGTACCGATTAAAGACAGCAATTTTTTGACCAATATTAATGAAGGCAAACCAAGTCAATATCCTACGTTCACGGCTGATAGTATTACTTCTTCAAATTAA
- a CDS encoding tetratricopeptide repeat protein, translated as MDLSFPIHNKKSSDTGLPLATGFVRLIGALSAVFAAHSYAGTVDTYPYEVQWSKCQYQTEKEKQPPCFSALVDELYQLHNQYPNDADIQALWGINIASLAGVSGLSQALKLIDKSKEIIEQALEMDPEALNGAPYVTLGALYYRAPGWPLSFGDDDLAAQFLEKGVKRNPNNSSTLYFYADFLASQGEKEQAIKILQRALDLPINPKYKIGDMGRREDIKVLLASLK; from the coding sequence ATGGACTTGAGTTTCCCAATCCACAATAAAAAATCTTCGGACACAGGCCTGCCATTGGCGACCGGATTTGTGCGTCTTATTGGTGCGTTAAGTGCCGTATTTGCAGCTCACAGTTATGCAGGAACCGTAGATACCTATCCTTATGAAGTGCAATGGTCTAAGTGCCAATATCAAACCGAGAAAGAAAAGCAACCACCTTGTTTCTCTGCTTTAGTTGATGAGTTATATCAATTGCACAATCAATATCCCAACGATGCGGATATTCAGGCGCTCTGGGGTATTAATATTGCTTCACTTGCAGGTGTGTCAGGGCTATCTCAAGCCCTGAAGTTAATCGATAAATCAAAAGAGATCATTGAACAGGCTCTTGAGATGGATCCGGAAGCATTAAATGGCGCACCTTATGTGACGTTGGGCGCACTATATTATCGTGCTCCGGGGTGGCCACTGAGCTTTGGTGATGATGACCTCGCAGCTCAGTTTTTGGAGAAAGGGGTTAAGCGCAACCCTAATAACAGTTCAACGTTGTATTTCTATGCTGATTTTCTCGCATCTCAAGGGGAGAAAGAGCAAGCGATTAAGATATTGCAGCGCGCATTAGACTTGCCAATCAATCCTAAATATAAAATTGGTGATATGGGTAGGCGCGAGGATATCAAGGTGCTACTTGCTTCATTGAAGTGA
- a CDS encoding bleomycin resistance protein has protein sequence MKLRVVPELYCTDIHTSVEFFIHVLGFEIKYQRPEEHFAYLTRSGVDLMLEGLSSPSRKWITQELEAPFGRGINFQWDVDNIDSMYADILKRAPDSIYLPMESKGYQVKEELVIQKQFIIQVPDGYLFRFCQDDIR, from the coding sequence ATGAAATTACGTGTTGTTCCCGAGCTTTACTGCACTGATATTCATACCAGTGTCGAATTTTTTATCCATGTTTTGGGATTTGAAATTAAATATCAACGACCAGAAGAACACTTTGCCTATTTAACTCGTTCTGGCGTTGATCTCATGCTCGAGGGGCTATCCAGTCCGAGTCGAAAATGGATCACGCAAGAACTAGAGGCGCCATTCGGACGCGGCATCAACTTTCAATGGGATGTAGACAATATCGATAGTATGTATGCCGATATTTTAAAGAGAGCGCCTGATTCCATATATTTACCGATGGAGAGCAAAGGTTATCAGGTAAAAGAAGAGCTTGTTATCCAAAAACAATTTATTATCCAAGTCCCTGACGGATATTTATTTCGTTTTTGCCAAGACGATATTCGCTAA
- the soxR gene encoding redox-sensitive transcriptional activator SoxR, producing MEMSVGQVAKRSGVSVATLHFYESKGLIFSHRTAANQRRYSQHILRRIAFIKAAQNVGLTLNEIADALEQLPKHQAPSKEEWEQLARSWNDLLEMRIQSLKALQTQLGSCIHCGCLSLERCALYNPNDTKGVFHSGAALVDVKQLD from the coding sequence ATGGAAATGAGTGTGGGCCAAGTGGCGAAGCGTTCAGGCGTAAGTGTTGCGACATTGCATTTTTATGAGTCAAAGGGACTGATATTTAGCCATCGCACAGCAGCAAATCAGCGGCGCTATAGCCAACATATCCTGAGACGCATCGCGTTTATCAAGGCTGCGCAGAATGTGGGGTTAACGCTTAATGAGATTGCCGATGCGCTGGAGCAACTGCCCAAACACCAAGCACCAAGTAAGGAAGAGTGGGAACAGTTAGCGCGATCGTGGAATGATCTTCTCGAGATGCGGATTCAAAGTTTAAAGGCACTACAAACCCAATTAGGGAGCTGTATCCATTGCGGGTGTTTATCTTTGGAGCGTTGCGCGCTGTATAACCCTAACGATACCAAAGGTGTATTTCATAGTGGTGCGGCGTTGGTTGATGTAAAGCAACTCGATTAA
- a CDS encoding MFS transporter yields the protein MNFTFTSSTRPYLTGLFFDGISSGMFMMAVPWMMLSKPNMGSFVAMVALTCTVLSFLLTPVFATFIDRFSRKQLLIWVQVVQATTAALVAVFYGLGIESQWILAAAQLIFWVSNNLGWSSNGAFTQENFEPYEYAALSGKQEIIMQTTTLGSGALGVMLLEMWGMFEFSCLAALASTIASISYIVTPYRRQLSQSIASSFVTQIKESRTIIACKPRFFAFVMLSALSYPILTFLSKLVPIWFAETGVSGSWFAGYNIAFALGSLVTGLLVGRLLGLSSHPKIMIGAMSIASVMLLGMSLSPYPQILLAFTFFFGTFNALNRIARTNWMHHVIDIQQRGRADGMLQMFSTLAQSISYVAIAYLSHFGITQLGFYLAAAVMATAVIVMMRLLKNPEFNISPAQA from the coding sequence ATGAACTTTACCTTTACTTCGAGTACTCGGCCTTATCTAACGGGGCTATTTTTTGATGGCATTTCCTCCGGCATGTTTATGATGGCAGTACCTTGGATGATGCTATCAAAGCCTAACATGGGCTCGTTTGTCGCCATGGTGGCACTCACCTGCACGGTTTTATCGTTTCTTCTGACACCTGTTTTCGCTACTTTTATTGACCGCTTTTCGAGAAAACAGTTGTTGATTTGGGTACAAGTCGTGCAAGCTACCACCGCCGCCTTAGTGGCTGTCTTCTATGGATTAGGGATTGAATCTCAATGGATATTGGCCGCCGCACAACTGATTTTTTGGGTTTCAAATAACCTCGGCTGGTCAAGCAACGGCGCCTTTACCCAAGAAAACTTTGAACCCTACGAATACGCTGCACTATCAGGAAAACAAGAGATCATCATGCAAACCACCACCCTTGGCTCGGGTGCGTTGGGCGTGATGCTATTAGAAATGTGGGGGATGTTTGAGTTTTCATGCCTTGCCGCGCTAGCTTCAACTATTGCCAGTATCAGCTACATTGTCACCCCTTACCGACGCCAACTGAGCCAGTCCATCGCCAGCTCTTTTGTCACTCAAATCAAAGAGAGTCGCACCATTATTGCCTGCAAACCGCGCTTTTTTGCCTTTGTGATGCTGTCGGCATTAAGCTACCCCATTCTCACTTTCCTAAGTAAATTGGTGCCTATTTGGTTTGCAGAAACAGGCGTATCAGGCAGTTGGTTCGCGGGATACAACATCGCGTTTGCTTTGGGATCACTAGTCACTGGACTTCTCGTCGGAAGATTACTCGGCTTAAGCTCACACCCAAAAATCATGATTGGCGCGATGAGCATCGCCAGTGTCATGTTACTGGGTATGAGCCTTTCCCCTTACCCACAAATACTACTCGCGTTTACCTTTTTCTTTGGCACTTTCAACGCATTAAATCGCATCGCTCGCACCAATTGGATGCACCATGTGATCGATATTCAGCAGCGCGGACGAGCCGATGGTATGCTGCAAATGTTCAGCACACTCGCGCAAAGCATCAGTTATGTGGCGATAGCTTATTTAAGCCATTTTGGCATCACGCAACTCGGCTTTTACCTCGCTGCGGCGGTGATGGCAACTGCAGTGATCGTCATGATGCGTTTACTCAAAAACCCCGAGTTCAACATCAGTCCAGCACAAGCCTAA
- a CDS encoding AraC family transcriptional regulator, with protein MFNDKSSLLETINQFDHEHHGSPVIALRENVKDKQSEVPIHQHTMGQLVFALKGGVTCQLPQSTVIVPPQCAVWIPKGVLHRVNATANAQICYLFVRPDMASLPQSGCTLSISPLVRELILDMSEQPHDYSDDLSVVRKALVLLEELGKMPIEHLSLPNPDDPRLKRIAKELFDNPADRRTLAEWGMAVAMSERSLARLFKQETGITFGRWRQQLHLIIAMHQLSEDYPVQRVADYLGYQSVTAFITMFKKSVGKPPAQYFAKLKQSES; from the coding sequence ATGTTCAACGACAAATCTTCTTTACTCGAAACCATTAATCAGTTTGATCATGAGCATCATGGTTCGCCAGTGATTGCACTGCGCGAAAACGTAAAAGACAAGCAGAGTGAAGTGCCTATTCATCAGCATACGATGGGACAGCTTGTGTTCGCGTTAAAGGGCGGAGTGACCTGTCAGCTACCGCAATCAACTGTGATCGTACCACCACAATGTGCGGTGTGGATTCCCAAAGGCGTATTACACCGAGTCAATGCCACTGCCAATGCGCAAATTTGCTATCTGTTTGTCCGTCCAGACATGGCGTCGCTGCCTCAATCCGGTTGCACCTTGTCTATTTCGCCGCTGGTTCGTGAACTGATTTTGGATATGAGTGAGCAGCCCCATGATTACAGTGACGACCTTAGTGTAGTTCGTAAGGCATTGGTGTTACTCGAAGAGTTGGGCAAAATGCCGATCGAGCATCTATCCCTACCCAATCCCGATGATCCTCGCTTGAAAAGGATCGCCAAAGAGCTGTTTGATAATCCTGCCGACCGCCGCACTTTAGCAGAATGGGGAATGGCAGTGGCGATGAGTGAGCGCTCGCTGGCACGACTTTTTAAACAAGAAACCGGCATTACTTTTGGTCGTTGGCGACAGCAGTTGCACCTGATCATCGCGATGCACCAGCTGTCAGAAGACTACCCAGTGCAGCGCGTGGCTGACTATCTGGGTTATCAGTCGGTGACTGCCTTTATCACCATGTTTAAAAAATCGGTCGGCAAACCACCCGCGCAATATTTTGCCAAACTGAAACAGTCGGAATCTTAG